The Tripterygium wilfordii isolate XIE 37 chromosome 23, ASM1340144v1, whole genome shotgun sequence genomic sequence GTGCTTCCGTGCCACTTTCCAGGCTAGACAAAGCTTCTCGCTCTTGACAACATTACCTACCTGTTTAATTATTGTTATGCATCAGGTCCTCGAAATATTGGAACTATACAGGCGTATATATGAAGAGTTCTTGGCAGTTCCTGTTATAAAaggcaaaaaaagtgaaatggaGAAATTTGCTGGTGGACTTTACACAACAAGTGTCGAGGTACATGATGACTAATATCTTGACATGCATGATACTACCACTTTAATGACATTATGATATTTCCTGACACTTCAATGATATTAGAGCTATTTGCATTGATAAAAATTTTTGGCCTGAATATCACTTGctccttccatttgattatgtATTATATTGTAGGCGTTTATTCCAAACACAGGTCGTGGTATACAAGGTGCAACTTCTCATTGTCTGGGCCAAAATTTCGCAAAAATGTTTGAGATTAACTTTGAAAATGAGAAGGGAGAGAAGTCCATGGTCTGGCAGAATTCTTGGGCATATAGTACTCGAACGgtattcttttgttgtttggcACTTTTTTGAGTTGAATAATTTCCACTTGCCAGAATACTTTGCCATGTCATTTTGGTTGGAAGAACAATATCTTCCTgattgtattttgtttttgtttttgttatggATAATTTCTGTTGTGCTCTTGATACTTGTTTGGTTATTTCTTGTTGCTTTCTTTGTTAATaatcttattttctttatttccttttttatcTTATCTAATATTTGGCAAATATGTCCAGATAGGGGTAATGGTGATGGTTCATGGGGATGACAAAGGCTTGGTGCTACCACCTAAAGTGGCCTCTGTTCAAGTTATTGTAATTCCAGTGCCTTATAAAGATGCTGATACTAAGGGAATCTTTGATGCATGTGCTGCAACTGCTGAAACCTTGTGTGAAGCAGGTATCCGCGCTGAGACTGACTTCAGAGATAATTATTCTCCTGGCTGGAAATATTCGCATTGGGAAATGAAAGGGGTTCCTTTAAGGATTGAAATAGGTCCTAAAGACTTGGCAAACAATCAGGTGAGCAAGTCCAGTGTTCTtactttgttttaatttttgtctTCTGCATTGTTGCCTTGATTTAACTGGAAGaatgtttaattttattttataccaGGTACGCGCTGTTCGCCGTGACAGTGGAGCAAAATTAGATATAAGCCGGGACAGTTTGGTTGACCAAGTGAAAACTATGCTTGACAACATTCATCAAAGCCTGTTTGATGCTGCTACACAAAAGCGGGATGCCTGTGTCCAAGTGGTCAAAACTTGGGATGAATTTAAGGAGGCTCTCAGCCAAAGGAAATTGATATTAGCTCCTTGGTGCGATGAGGAGGTATGCTAGTAATGTTTACAAATTCCGCAATGTTGCTACTCAATTGCGTTAAGTTTCGGTTCTTGATTTCTTGTACTTAAATGATTTGGAACACATGTTCATCATTTTGTCACTAACTATTGTCAAGGATGTTAAAGGCGCATACAAAAGTGTTAAAGGTAAggatttctttatttcttttgaaGCAACCAGACTTTGCAATCAGAtcattatggaataaatattttgATTTAGCTTCTCCACACTATAACGTTAATCTGACTTGAGGCGTGCTTGTAATGATTGCCATTCTGTAGTAAAGGCCACTCACTGGTTGCCTGCCTGCCTGGACAtctaatgtatttttttaatcctttaattattatattatatatttctttttaaagACGAGCTTCATGTTTCTCTGCAGGAGGTGGAACTAGATGTTAAAGCTCGAACAAAGGGTGAGATTGGAGCGGCAAAGACCCTCTGTTCCCCATTTGATCAGCCAGAACTCCCAGAAGGTACGATATCTCTTTTGGGGTATCAATGTATTGCAACCTAGAAATCCAAGTTTTAGTGGGAGCCTACTGCCAATATTTTGCAAATCCTAGCTCTTGTTGCCTACTTGCCTGTGAAACTTCTTGAACTAACCAGAACTTACATTATAACTCTGCCAGCCCAATCAAAGGCTTAGATCAAGATTGAAGCATGCTTTATTATTCTCTTTGCTTACCTTGATCGCTTCCGCCAGACTGATAATATGAAAGTGTAACTGGATGACTGCTGTGAGTAGGAGTCTTCTTTTCTAAATACAAATTGGTTTTCATAGAACGTAGATTACT encodes the following:
- the LOC119993158 gene encoding proline--tRNA ligase, cytoplasmic-like; this encodes MAGDDAKKAKAKASGGGKKKEVKKETGLGLSFKKEENFGEWYSEVVVNAEMIEYYDISGCYILRPWTMSIWEIMQAFFDSEIKKMKIKNCYFPLFVSPGVLEKEKDHIEGFAPEVAWVTKSGKSDLEVPIAIRPTSETVMYPYYSKWIRGHRDLPLKLNQWCNVVRWEFSNPTPFIRSREFLWQEGHTAFATKEEADTEVLEILELYRRIYEEFLAVPVIKGKKSEMEKFAGGLYTTSVEAFIPNTGRGIQGATSHCLGQNFAKMFEINFENEKGEKSMVWQNSWAYSTRTIGVMVMVHGDDKGLVLPPKVASVQVIVIPVPYKDADTKGIFDACAATAETLCEAGIRAETDFRDNYSPGWKYSHWEMKGVPLRIEIGPKDLANNQVRAVRRDSGAKLDISRDSLVDQVKTMLDNIHQSLFDAATQKRDACVQVVKTWDEFKEALSQRKLILAPWCDEEEVELDVKARTKGEIGAAKTLCSPFDQPELPEGTKCFASGKPAKKWTYWGRSY